The following proteins come from a genomic window of Leptospira bandrabouensis:
- a CDS encoding multiheme c-type cytochrome: MRLLSIQLTVILVFMTNFVSCLDSNFLDSHWKYAIEVQGLPPEHFSVLEKNLEPNACQTCHNRQYQNWKESFHSKSIGKGFLWQKEILSSEEYRSCFQCHSPLPETKSELSIEFQSEEILNSKAHNFPYGISNPSILCASCHIRNQVRYGPPPRTNTKDKLSSKNLPHNGYIAKTEFESSAFCKSCHESKPNGKRLNGKKLMEVYTEWEKSPFAKQGIQCQNCHMPDREHSWKGIHDKTFVQNSLLPTWKITEKNGIYHIEAELKSINVGHEFPTYIVPKVYLRFFAIFNHNSKPVLLEESVIGRIVNTSLTEEYIDSRIKPQKSHQVIFDYDPKENKVHQFLWEIVVDPDEQYVRQFEEQLSSINATKLTVESKRFLQESLLEKKNSRYLLFTLNWQVPVLLPQ, translated from the coding sequence ATGAGACTTTTATCCATTCAACTTACGGTTATTTTAGTTTTTATGACAAACTTCGTAAGTTGTTTGGATTCAAACTTCTTAGACTCACATTGGAAATATGCCATCGAAGTCCAAGGATTACCTCCCGAACATTTCTCTGTTTTAGAAAAAAACTTAGAACCTAATGCTTGTCAGACTTGCCACAATAGACAGTATCAAAATTGGAAAGAAAGTTTTCACTCAAAGTCTATCGGCAAAGGATTTTTATGGCAAAAGGAAATTCTATCTTCCGAAGAATACCGATCTTGTTTCCAGTGTCACTCTCCTTTACCAGAAACTAAATCAGAGCTTTCGATAGAATTTCAATCTGAGGAAATTCTCAATTCAAAAGCCCACAATTTTCCCTATGGAATTTCAAACCCTTCGATTCTCTGTGCCTCTTGCCATATTCGAAATCAAGTTCGATACGGTCCTCCGCCAAGAACTAATACAAAAGATAAACTATCGAGTAAGAATTTACCACATAACGGGTACATTGCTAAAACTGAATTTGAATCCTCCGCATTTTGTAAGTCCTGTCACGAAAGTAAACCAAATGGGAAGAGACTCAATGGGAAAAAGCTAATGGAAGTTTATACCGAATGGGAAAAAAGTCCCTTTGCAAAACAGGGAATTCAGTGCCAAAACTGCCATATGCCTGATAGAGAACATTCGTGGAAAGGTATTCACGATAAGACGTTTGTGCAAAATTCTCTACTACCTACATGGAAAATTACAGAAAAGAATGGAATCTATCATATAGAAGCCGAACTGAAATCCATTAATGTTGGTCATGAGTTTCCGACGTATATCGTTCCGAAAGTTTACTTACGTTTTTTTGCAATTTTTAATCATAACTCAAAACCAGTTCTTCTTGAGGAATCGGTTATTGGTAGAATTGTTAATACAAGTTTAACCGAAGAATATATAGATTCAAGAATCAAACCTCAAAAATCGCACCAAGTAATTTTTGATTACGATCCAAAAGAAAATAAGGTACATCAATTTTTATGGGAAATCGTAGTAGATCCTGACGAACAATACGTACGACAATTTGAAGAACAACTGTCGTCAATAAATGCTACAAAACTTACTGTAGAATCTAAAAGGTTTTTACAAGAGTCCCTGCTTGAAAAAAAGAACTCTCGTTATTTATTGTTTACTTTGAATTGGCAAGTGCCTGTTTTACTTCCGCAATGA
- a CDS encoding rhodanese-like domain-containing protein: MKLKYITILTILFIQMIGCKGLPEYLFLPQSLKIDLTPFLFRVYSPAELATLSNADYNLNESGLITSSKFAKFLSNWKNNRPSGVSGNLVVFQVQTSGGSGRYVFFDGNQTFAYPVSNFQELLTDVRDDGVLAIDGVVPKGKKISDFFSIYGIDPAIDYIVFASDTSSLANLSSATFAYYSLLYWGFPKERLAVLNGSIADLTTAGTLFTTPSYTYANSNRAGNIKNLFRDHTVLQLTIGDLIHAIKGGNTNLEEVDQIPAGGFQIIDGRPNASFTGTASSTASGSKYTNCTTKTNSTLVSNTCLVTYEGRIKSSTNLVPTDLYDGTTFQFKSFNQLQSYLNNTGYSSNKQIFVYGEDATKGSLVWFVVHQILGKPTRLYEGGWKQFGALGLRSPSSGSSPSAISQPASYWRTDIATLSESNTPNADANVPNYQLDVARQFVKNSNKLRTEDKSFLRGTSTSGSSGGGGGAPTGGGGNACGG; encoded by the coding sequence ATGAAACTAAAATACATAACAATTCTTACGATTCTATTCATTCAAATGATTGGCTGCAAAGGATTACCGGAATATTTATTTCTTCCGCAAAGTTTGAAAATTGATTTAACGCCTTTTTTATTTCGTGTGTATTCTCCTGCGGAATTGGCAACTCTCTCGAATGCAGATTACAATCTAAATGAAAGTGGACTAATCACCTCAAGTAAATTTGCAAAGTTTTTATCAAATTGGAAAAACAATCGGCCATCAGGAGTTTCAGGAAACCTAGTCGTTTTCCAAGTACAAACATCTGGCGGAAGTGGACGTTACGTTTTTTTCGATGGGAATCAGACATTTGCTTATCCGGTCTCTAACTTCCAAGAACTACTCACTGATGTCAGAGATGATGGAGTGCTAGCAATTGATGGAGTTGTTCCGAAAGGCAAAAAAATATCGGATTTTTTTTCTATCTACGGCATTGATCCAGCAATAGATTATATAGTTTTTGCCAGTGACACTTCCTCCTTAGCCAACCTTTCCTCTGCTACATTTGCATACTACTCTTTGTTATACTGGGGTTTCCCAAAAGAAAGATTAGCAGTTTTAAATGGTTCCATAGCAGATTTAACAACAGCTGGAACTTTATTTACAACTCCCTCCTACACATATGCAAATAGTAATCGTGCTGGTAATATCAAAAATCTTTTTCGTGACCACACAGTGTTACAACTGACGATTGGTGACTTGATACATGCAATCAAAGGCGGAAATACCAATTTGGAAGAAGTTGACCAAATTCCAGCGGGAGGTTTTCAAATCATAGATGGAAGACCAAATGCATCTTTTACCGGTACAGCAAGCTCAACTGCTTCGGGATCTAAGTATACAAATTGCACCACAAAAACAAATTCTACATTGGTATCAAATACTTGCCTCGTAACTTATGAAGGTCGAATCAAATCTTCAACAAATTTGGTACCGACAGATTTGTATGATGGAACTACGTTCCAGTTCAAATCATTTAACCAATTACAAAGTTACTTGAATAATACTGGTTACTCTTCAAATAAACAAATTTTTGTATATGGGGAAGATGCCACAAAGGGTTCCCTTGTTTGGTTTGTTGTACACCAAATTCTTGGTAAACCAACAAGATTATACGAAGGTGGATGGAAACAATTTGGTGCTCTTGGTTTACGGTCTCCATCTTCTGGATCAAGTCCGAGCGCCATCTCACAACCCGCTTCATATTGGCGTACCGATATTGCAACTTTATCAGAAAGTAATACGCCTAATGCAGATGCGAACGTTCCCAATTACCAACTGGATGTTGCTAGACAGTTTGTAAAAAATTCCAACAAACTCAGAACGGAAGATAAATCATTTTTAAGGGGAACTTCAACTTCTGGGTCATCCGGAGGGGGTGGCGGTGCTCCTACAGGTGGTGGAGGAAATGCTTGCGGCGGATAA
- a CDS encoding rhodanese: MKTNLFYKLIALITAGFIGACGGAKKNKDIENLLLAALALSSGIKVNTAAELAKESNENYNLNEYGLITPSTLGKWVNNWSGSKPSGINGKLVILQNGVNPRGTGGTGTQAGKEYIGGNGNDVVVYSFNFASGANALDGGDGFSQKRNNGLADTISIIADGAHIDKILNQYGIDPANDLVVLVSTADAANHVQGTLRAFYSFRYWGFDHKNLAFLNGTLPRLIDTDGNFVPFSSTTNTPPGYNNRYSVKSLRVDNTILMLPLEDVIKAVKAPNNVTIPGLTSSIFVSDARSSASAAEYNGTIKSTQSETAGKYVGFEGRIKGAKDVPWTGLLDTEHRFKSKADLKAYFDTRGYQVGQTAIQLCRTNNRSQVTGFSYIAILGYPSTYYDGSWIEWGSLTGGGPAPKLPPDSPFRTDIPELSEVITYNVAGDVDTSLPTNLNISATTTRKIIEEDKAYKR, encoded by the coding sequence ATGAAAACCAATCTGTTTTACAAATTGATTGCTCTAATTACCGCGGGGTTCATAGGAGCCTGCGGTGGGGCAAAAAAGAATAAAGATATCGAAAACTTACTGTTAGCTGCACTTGCCCTTTCCTCCGGCATAAAAGTGAATACTGCTGCTGAACTAGCAAAAGAATCGAATGAAAATTACAACCTAAACGAATACGGTCTCATCACTCCCTCCACATTAGGTAAATGGGTGAACAACTGGTCCGGATCGAAACCCTCTGGGATCAACGGAAAGCTTGTGATCTTACAAAATGGAGTTAATCCAAGAGGAACAGGTGGAACTGGTACACAAGCAGGGAAAGAATACATTGGAGGAAACGGAAACGATGTGGTAGTGTATTCCTTCAATTTTGCAAGTGGTGCCAATGCCCTTGATGGTGGAGATGGTTTTAGCCAGAAAAGAAACAATGGACTGGCAGATACAATTTCTATCATAGCTGATGGAGCTCATATCGACAAAATCCTAAATCAATATGGAATCGATCCTGCTAATGATTTAGTTGTGTTAGTATCTACTGCTGATGCAGCAAACCATGTACAAGGAACATTAAGAGCGTTCTACTCCTTTCGGTATTGGGGATTCGATCATAAAAACCTTGCGTTCTTAAACGGAACTCTCCCGAGACTCATTGATACTGATGGGAATTTTGTTCCTTTTAGCTCTACAACAAACACACCACCAGGATATAACAATCGCTACAGTGTAAAGAGTTTGAGAGTCGACAATACCATTTTAATGCTACCCTTAGAAGATGTTATCAAAGCCGTAAAGGCACCTAACAATGTTACCATTCCAGGTCTAACTTCTAGTATCTTTGTATCTGATGCAAGGTCTTCGGCAAGTGCTGCCGAATACAATGGAACCATAAAAAGTACACAATCAGAAACTGCTGGAAAGTATGTAGGTTTCGAAGGTAGAATTAAAGGAGCCAAAGATGTTCCTTGGACTGGACTTTTGGATACAGAACATAGATTTAAATCAAAAGCCGACCTAAAAGCATATTTTGACACTAGAGGCTACCAGGTAGGCCAAACTGCAATCCAACTTTGCCGAACTAACAATAGATCTCAGGTAACTGGATTCTCTTACATTGCAATCTTAGGTTATCCATCAACATACTATGATGGAAGTTGGATTGAATGGGGAAGTTTAACAGGTGGAGGACCTGCTCCTAAACTGCCTCCTGACTCACCCTTCAGAACGGACATACCTGAACTTTCCGAAGTAATCACTTATAATGTTGCGGGAGACGTTGATACAAGTTTACCAACAAATCTAAATATTTCAGCAACAACGACAAGAAAAATCATCGAGGAAGACAAAGCTTACAAACGTTAA
- a CDS encoding helix-turn-helix domain-containing protein yields METELESFSAATENDRNVDEVLTVVLGETLKRRRLELGLSMEKLSQLSTVSRGMLGLIESGKTTPSIGILWKLSKSLRIPIGEMIPDLFAQSPRFIGASEGKKWISPKNTAESRVFYQEERDRLSIVEWKLAIGKVSQFSHLPSAFDIKIYQVVGKTRIKLKTKDMVLEPADSAFFPIAELEFLENELKEESRFLWIASKKAR; encoded by the coding sequence ATGGAAACAGAACTTGAAAGTTTTTCGGCCGCAACCGAAAACGATAGAAATGTAGATGAAGTTCTAACAGTTGTTCTTGGGGAAACCTTAAAAAGAAGAAGACTTGAGCTCGGATTATCAATGGAAAAGCTTTCGCAACTTTCTACTGTTAGCCGAGGAATGTTAGGTCTTATTGAATCTGGTAAAACCACCCCAAGTATAGGAATTCTTTGGAAGTTATCAAAATCACTAAGAATCCCCATTGGTGAAATGATACCAGATTTGTTTGCCCAATCTCCGCGTTTTATCGGAGCCAGTGAGGGAAAAAAATGGATTTCTCCCAAAAATACAGCAGAATCAAGGGTTTTTTACCAAGAGGAAAGAGATAGATTAAGTATCGTTGAATGGAAGTTAGCCATTGGCAAAGTTTCCCAATTTAGTCACTTACCATCTGCCTTTGATATTAAAATTTATCAGGTTGTGGGAAAAACTAGAATCAAATTAAAAACAAAAGATATGGTTTTGGAACCAGCGGATAGTGCCTTTTTCCCTATAGCAGAATTAGAATTTTTAGAAAATGAGTTGAAAGAGGAGTCACGATTCCTTTGGATCGCCTCCAAAAAGGCTAGGTAA
- a CDS encoding DUF4395 domain-containing protein has protein sequence MKIGYYPDVVNENVTRIVASSVVFLGVLAILFPNAYILGLLVFGFALRLSYGPKFEPFAFLTSRYLVPWLGISFVSAAGPPKRFAQLIGFLFSTSAFIFFTLGLSLAYQITLATLVFFASLESFLGWCAGCFAFGLLMKLGVIPEEICERCNHLTFNK, from the coding sequence ATGAAAATAGGATATTATCCGGATGTGGTCAATGAAAATGTCACGAGGATTGTCGCCTCTTCCGTCGTGTTCCTTGGAGTTCTTGCAATTTTATTTCCCAACGCCTATATACTTGGATTACTTGTTTTTGGTTTTGCACTGAGACTAAGTTACGGGCCTAAGTTTGAACCATTTGCATTTTTAACATCACGATACCTCGTTCCTTGGCTCGGTATATCTTTTGTTAGTGCAGCGGGACCACCAAAACGATTTGCACAATTGATTGGATTTTTATTTAGCACGAGTGCATTTATCTTCTTTACTTTAGGGCTTTCGTTAGCTTACCAAATCACTCTTGCCACTTTGGTTTTCTTTGCTTCTTTAGAATCTTTCTTAGGTTGGTGTGCAGGTTGTTTCGCATTTGGATTGCTGATGAAACTGGGAGTGATTCCAGAAGAAATTTGTGAAAGATGTAATCATCTTACCTTCAATAAATAG
- a CDS encoding sulfurtransferase, translating to MKIIRGYGIFLFSISILWAFWLQLSAGPHGSSSQKEEAPWFLPADLALKPSQYTILDTRSYLRRLKNKIPGSKYISWEDLSRSDLPHKGELLELKIVRKKISDLGIKEKDYILVLGDGISGWGEEGRIVWSLREAGFYNSYWVEGGYSAFEKEFQKKSNNKGNKEINLDKSNNMNMRSTAIRKEEIIKGLSTQKFQILDTREPREFSGATPYGESRGGHIPGAKSLFYQDLFDAKGNIKSKSEVENSLKQLGIQKEKPIVAYCTGGVRSAFVVGILRTYGYNAYNYAGSMWEWSHDPKLPLETNH from the coding sequence ATGAAAATCATTCGTGGGTATGGGATTTTTCTTTTTTCTATTTCAATACTATGGGCGTTTTGGCTTCAATTAAGCGCAGGGCCTCACGGCTCATCTTCGCAAAAAGAGGAAGCACCCTGGTTTTTGCCTGCAGATTTGGCACTAAAACCTTCCCAGTACACAATCCTTGATACTAGATCTTACCTTCGTCGCTTAAAAAATAAAATTCCCGGATCAAAATACATATCTTGGGAAGATCTATCTCGAAGTGACCTCCCACATAAAGGAGAACTTTTAGAATTAAAGATAGTTCGCAAAAAAATTAGTGATTTAGGTATTAAAGAAAAAGACTATATACTTGTGTTAGGTGATGGAATCTCTGGATGGGGAGAAGAGGGCCGCATTGTTTGGAGTTTGCGTGAAGCAGGTTTTTATAATTCCTACTGGGTTGAGGGAGGTTACTCTGCTTTTGAAAAAGAGTTTCAGAAAAAATCAAACAACAAGGGAAATAAGGAAATTAACTTAGATAAGTCTAACAATATGAATATGCGATCAACGGCAATTCGGAAAGAAGAAATTATCAAAGGACTATCGACCCAGAAATTTCAAATCCTGGACACAAGGGAACCGAGGGAATTTTCCGGGGCCACTCCTTATGGAGAATCCAGAGGAGGGCATATTCCTGGTGCCAAATCATTATTTTATCAAGACTTGTTTGATGCAAAAGGAAATATAAAATCAAAATCGGAAGTAGAAAATTCTCTGAAACAATTAGGTATTCAAAAAGAGAAACCAATTGTAGCCTATTGTACGGGTGGTGTTCGTTCTGCATTTGTTGTTGGAATTCTTCGTACTTATGGTTATAATGCTTATAATTATGCGGGTTCTATGTGGGAATGGTCTCACGATCCAAAACTTCCTTTGGAAACTAATCATTGA
- a CDS encoding multiheme c-type cytochrome produces MKRTIYISLLFILVLGISIYLYFNQRVVAIEQVFPGKIWAKPIENLPNLKGVGAPTAKKCGGCHTEIYDEWKLSTHANALSDIQFQSELAKPSSPKWICLNCHIPVQNQRETIITGLKNGDYFRPVEIPNPNFNSEMQSEGVTCATCHVRVDSDSKESYVIGGTGGTTPPHPIKIDRKQLLNRCYDCHNEAYTLNESLICSFQTGTELIATKSNEYCSSCHQPEVRRSFVKPSLNKPIRTAHKHGFIGGGVPKSFDLYKDQIRLGYKPGIVLSDLKVENNRIEVLLRNSNASHHVTTGDPERFYRLILVGIDPLGKTIYKEETTIGQEWSWSPVAKKVSDNRIPSGKSFLWKIELPNLPIETLQFQTIHVRLKNNTSDYMIQSSGYVSAPYKERVEKMKELYPHSSLVIESKYQLKTKSRKDTPLEELFERNVHRKGE; encoded by the coding sequence TTGAAGCGAACGATTTACATTTCCTTGTTATTCATTCTAGTTTTAGGGATAAGTATATATCTTTATTTTAACCAAAGGGTAGTTGCCATTGAACAGGTGTTCCCTGGTAAAATTTGGGCAAAACCTATCGAGAATCTCCCCAATCTAAAAGGTGTAGGGGCACCAACGGCAAAAAAATGTGGAGGTTGTCATACGGAAATTTATGACGAATGGAAACTTTCGACTCATGCGAATGCACTTTCTGACATCCAGTTTCAATCGGAATTAGCAAAACCGAGTTCACCAAAATGGATTTGTTTGAATTGTCATATCCCCGTTCAAAACCAAAGAGAAACCATCATCACGGGCTTAAAAAATGGCGATTATTTTCGTCCGGTAGAAATTCCTAATCCAAATTTTAACAGTGAAATGCAGTCAGAAGGAGTCACTTGTGCTACCTGCCACGTACGTGTAGATTCGGATTCTAAGGAAAGTTATGTGATTGGGGGAACGGGTGGAACGACTCCTCCCCATCCAATAAAAATCGATCGAAAACAGTTGTTAAATCGTTGTTACGATTGTCATAACGAGGCCTATACCTTAAATGAATCACTAATTTGTTCTTTTCAAACGGGCACTGAGTTAATTGCTACAAAATCAAATGAATACTGTTCTTCCTGTCACCAACCAGAAGTTCGTCGGTCATTTGTAAAACCTTCTCTAAATAAACCTATAAGGACAGCGCACAAACATGGATTCATTGGAGGTGGTGTTCCCAAATCTTTTGATTTGTATAAAGACCAAATTAGATTGGGTTACAAACCGGGCATTGTTCTTTCTGATTTAAAAGTAGAAAACAACAGAATTGAAGTTTTACTTAGAAATTCCAATGCTTCGCACCATGTCACTACGGGAGATCCGGAAAGGTTTTACCGTTTGATCCTTGTGGGGATCGATCCATTGGGAAAAACTATTTATAAAGAAGAAACCACCATTGGGCAAGAATGGTCCTGGTCTCCGGTTGCAAAAAAGGTGAGTGATAACCGAATTCCTTCTGGTAAAAGTTTTTTGTGGAAAATAGAATTACCAAACTTACCAATTGAAACATTACAATTTCAAACAATTCATGTCCGATTGAAAAATAATACTTCCGACTATATGATTCAATCTTCCGGTTACGTATCTGCACCTTATAAAGAAAGAGTAGAAAAAATGAAAGAGTTATACCCTCATAGTTCTTTAGTGATTGAATCAAAGTATCAGTTGAAAACCAAATCTAGGAAAGACACTCCTCTAGAAGAATTATTCGAAAGAAATGTCCATAGAAAAGGTGAATAA
- a CDS encoding glycosyltransferase family 2 protein, with the protein MSIEKVNNVFCIIPARDEEEGIERALSGIISGSGLSKSNFIIVNNASKDQTANIVKSMGFFCLNCPEIGYGNACLLALDWIKNSNVSPDYILFCDADGSDDPSDIQKLIQVIQESGDDLVIGSRTLGEVEKGALSPIQIFGNALTCFLIRIFFRRKFTDMGPLRIIRYSSILQLQMEDPTWGWNIEMHVKALQFGLAIREISVNYRKRFAGVSKISGTLSMSIRVGIKILYTFFRLILFRVYQK; encoded by the coding sequence ATGTCCATAGAAAAGGTGAATAATGTTTTTTGTATCATACCCGCACGTGATGAAGAGGAAGGCATAGAACGTGCGTTATCTGGCATTATTTCTGGATCTGGTTTGTCAAAATCCAATTTTATTATCGTAAATAATGCCTCTAAAGACCAAACAGCAAATATTGTAAAAAGTATGGGTTTTTTCTGTCTAAATTGTCCCGAAATTGGATATGGAAATGCCTGTTTATTGGCTTTGGATTGGATCAAAAACTCTAATGTATCTCCAGACTACATACTTTTTTGTGATGCCGATGGTTCTGATGATCCATCTGATATTCAGAAATTGATTCAGGTCATTCAGGAGAGCGGTGATGATTTAGTGATAGGTTCACGAACTTTAGGGGAAGTTGAGAAAGGTGCTCTTTCTCCAATCCAAATCTTTGGGAATGCCTTGACTTGTTTTTTAATTCGTATTTTTTTTCGCCGTAAATTTACAGACATGGGACCACTCCGAATCATTCGTTATTCTTCTATTTTGCAGTTGCAGATGGAGGATCCTACTTGGGGTTGGAATATTGAAATGCATGTAAAGGCTTTACAATTTGGACTTGCCATTCGTGAAATTTCAGTCAATTATCGAAAACGTTTTGCAGGTGTTTCGAAAATATCAGGAACTTTATCCATGTCCATTCGAGTTGGCATAAAAATATTATACACTTTTTTTCGGTTAATTCTATTTCGTGTTTATCAAAAATAA
- a CDS encoding TIGR04282 family arsenosugar biosynthesis glycosyltransferase, giving the protein MGKNKLIIFAKQPKLGKVKTRLASTIGDEKTLKIYFELLEFTKNVTSVIDAEKIVYWDELRDDHPNEFEFGYQNRIQTTGELGFKMENAFQNEFNLSARKIVIIGTDCPYLTKDIFEVAYSELDHVDFVVGPALDGGYYLLGMKEFSPFIFHSIPWSTKDVLSLTIESIKKNNKTFTLLKELSDIDDINDLEQWKTGI; this is encoded by the coding sequence ATGGGAAAAAACAAATTAATTATTTTTGCAAAACAACCTAAGTTAGGGAAGGTGAAAACCCGCCTTGCATCCACGATTGGGGACGAAAAAACTCTTAAAATTTATTTTGAGTTACTAGAGTTTACAAAGAATGTAACTTCTGTTATTGATGCGGAGAAGATTGTTTATTGGGACGAGTTAAGAGATGACCATCCCAATGAATTTGAATTTGGATACCAAAATAGAATCCAAACAACAGGAGAACTTGGGTTTAAAATGGAAAATGCATTTCAAAATGAATTTAATCTCAGTGCCAGAAAAATTGTCATTATTGGAACAGATTGCCCTTACTTAACTAAGGATATATTTGAAGTTGCTTATTCAGAATTAGATCATGTCGATTTTGTGGTGGGTCCGGCACTCGATGGTGGGTATTATTTACTCGGAATGAAGGAATTTTCTCCTTTTATTTTCCATTCCATTCCTTGGAGTACGAAAGATGTATTGTCTTTAACCATCGAATCGATTAAAAAAAACAACAAAACATTTACTCTTCTTAAGGAACTCTCTGATATCGATGATATCAATGATCTAGAACAATGGAAAACAGGGATTTAA
- a CDS encoding OmpA family protein, with protein MFYLNLNKGLRLLLLTYTVQYFLFTQGLIGQEGVVFENPYKKTEPAADEKSFTLYFSKQSSQIAKADLVRLQGFADFLNQNRNYEVYIQAHANEGKNAKEDLAISEKRSLEVERFFLIHFVEPIQIRRLFYGNSKLTNLTKEHQTLNRRVDIKIQQIP; from the coding sequence ATGTTCTACCTAAATCTGAACAAAGGTCTCCGTTTACTTCTGTTAACTTACACTGTTCAATATTTTTTGTTCACACAAGGACTAATAGGACAAGAAGGTGTGGTTTTCGAAAATCCATATAAGAAAACTGAACCGGCTGCAGATGAAAAATCCTTCACTTTGTATTTTTCCAAACAATCTTCCCAAATAGCAAAAGCCGACTTGGTTCGTTTACAAGGTTTTGCGGATTTTCTGAATCAAAACAGAAACTATGAAGTGTATATCCAAGCACATGCAAACGAAGGAAAAAATGCAAAAGAAGACTTGGCGATTAGCGAAAAACGATCTTTGGAAGTAGAACGATTCTTTTTAATCCATTTTGTAGAGCCAATACAAATCAGAAGGCTCTTTTATGGAAATTCGAAATTGACCAATCTAACAAAAGAACACCAAACATTGAATCGGCGAGTCGATATCAAAATCCAACAAATTCCTTAA
- the lpxD gene encoding UDP-3-O-(3-hydroxymyristoyl)glucosamine N-acyltransferase encodes MKLKDLAEQLGASFTGSGDLEINGIKDLEHHTPVDPSSIYYVASKKYLAKHKKASDVKIALTIDSLASQFPNAIIIPEEGSKVKFIQVVSLFEKKPKYNATISEKASIHPTAKLGKDVTIMDFAVIQENVVIGDRAVIYPNVVLESNVEIGEETVLKSGVVVYYNCKLGKRNLIHSNTVIGADGFGFYDYAGVRYKVPQIGNVIVGDEVEMGAHCTVDRAALESTTIGNFTKFDDHVHVGHNCRVGNYVYIAGATVLAGSVTIEDGCFLAGQSAVAEHLTMKKGSILMGLSGLTEDSKEKTAYFGIPARPALEMHRIHSSLPMLPELAKEYSKRKKQES; translated from the coding sequence ATGAAACTAAAAGATTTGGCTGAACAACTAGGTGCAAGTTTCACCGGCTCTGGTGATTTAGAAATCAACGGTATCAAAGATTTGGAGCATCATACTCCAGTCGATCCCAGCAGTATATATTATGTTGCTTCCAAAAAATACTTAGCCAAACATAAAAAAGCATCTGATGTCAAAATAGCACTTACCATTGATTCTTTGGCGTCTCAATTTCCCAATGCCATCATCATCCCCGAAGAAGGTTCTAAAGTAAAATTCATTCAGGTTGTTTCTTTATTTGAGAAAAAACCAAAATATAACGCTACGATTTCAGAGAAAGCGAGCATTCATCCTACCGCCAAACTGGGAAAAGATGTTACGATAATGGATTTTGCAGTAATCCAAGAAAACGTTGTGATTGGAGATCGTGCTGTTATTTATCCAAACGTGGTTTTGGAATCCAATGTGGAAATTGGAGAAGAGACAGTTTTAAAATCAGGAGTAGTCGTGTATTACAACTGTAAGTTGGGGAAACGAAACTTAATCCATTCGAACACAGTCATTGGTGCCGATGGGTTTGGTTTTTATGATTATGCAGGCGTAAGGTATAAAGTTCCTCAAATTGGAAATGTAATCGTAGGTGACGAAGTGGAGATGGGTGCCCATTGTACTGTAGACAGGGCTGCCCTTGAATCGACGACCATTGGAAATTTTACTAAATTCGATGATCATGTCCATGTGGGGCATAATTGCCGAGTTGGAAATTATGTTTATATTGCAGGTGCCACTGTGCTTGCTGGTTCCGTTACCATTGAAGACGGTTGTTTTCTTGCGGGACAATCAGCTGTCGCAGAACACCTAACAATGAAAAAAGGATCAATCCTTATGGGACTTTCTGGACTAACAGAAGATTCCAAAGAGAAAACAGCTTATTTCGGGATTCCAGCAAGACCTGCATTGGAAATGCATAGAATTCACAGTTCGCTTCCAATGTTACCAGAATTAGCTAAAGAGTATTCAAAACGAAAGAAACAGGAATCTTAA
- a CDS encoding SRPBCC family protein, whose product MIQTTVETEILKPVPEVFSYIRNMENQTLYNSSITASEVVPNNPNQYKMQIDLGIFKLTEFYTLEEIQDNQLIVATFHSNSMFFTDRYEFKDSNGNCYLTITDRMELKGLFKLSEGLVKMNLKSQMMENLNSLKRILES is encoded by the coding sequence ATGATACAGACCACCGTTGAAACGGAAATCCTAAAACCGGTTCCAGAAGTATTTTCGTATATTCGAAATATGGAAAACCAAACTTTATATAACTCGAGTATTACTGCGTCCGAAGTGGTTCCCAACAATCCAAACCAATATAAAATGCAAATTGATTTGGGAATTTTCAAACTTACAGAATTTTATACATTAGAAGAAATTCAAGACAACCAGTTGATTGTCGCAACTTTTCATTCCAATTCTATGTTTTTTACCGATCGCTATGAATTTAAGGATTCCAATGGGAATTGCTACTTAACGATTACAGATCGGATGGAACTCAAAGGCCTTTTTAAATTGAGCGAAGGCCTTGTGAAAATGAACCTAAAATCACAAATGATGGAAAACTTAAATTCTTTAAAAAGAATATTGGAATCTTAA